In Primulina eburnea isolate SZY01 chromosome 3, ASM2296580v1, whole genome shotgun sequence, one DNA window encodes the following:
- the LOC140828188 gene encoding uncharacterized protein — MGSDSSAQYIHMVQHLIEECIIFKMSKEECMEALSKHANIKPVITSTVWKELEKENREFFEAYTNTKKREETEASEMETTQRIHEIVLDSNSPKNAD, encoded by the exons atggGATCGGATTCTTCTGCTCAATATATTCACATG GTGCAACACTTGATAGAAGAGtgcataatatttaaaatgagcaAAGAAGAATGCATGGAAGCCCTCTCcaaacatgcaaatatcaaGCCTGTCATTACTTCCACAG tGTGGAAGGAGCTAGAGAAAGAGAACAGGGAATTCTTTGAAGCCTATACCAACACCAAGAAAAGGGAAGAAACTGAAGCATCTGAAATGGAGACGACCCAAAGAATCCACGAAATAGTATTGGATTCAAATAGTCCAAAAAATGCCGATTGA